DNA from Kitasatospora acidiphila:
TGGGGGAAGTGCCCGGCCTCGGGGATCGGGCGGAAGGTGGCGCGGGGGAAGGAGTCGGCCAGGGCGCGCTCGTACTCCAGCGGGACGATGCCGTCCTGCTCGCCGGCGAGCACCAGCACCGGGACGCCGACCCGGTGCAGGCGGCCGCGCAGCTTCGGGTCGTGGCAGAACGGGTCGCCGGCGTACACGGCCAGGGTGCGCCGGTTGGCGGCCATGGCGGCCTTCTGCTGGTCGCTGAGCGCGGCCGGGTTGGGGCGCAAGTCGGGGTTGTGGAAGGCCAGTTCGCCGGTACGGACCGGGCCGAGGTCGGCCGGGTCGGCGATGGCCAGCGGGGGTTCGGGGGTGATGCCGGTGGCGCCGAGCAGGACCAGCGCGCTGATCCTGCCGCGGTTGTCGCGCAGTGCCATCTCGGCGGCGATCCAGCCACCGGCCGAGCTGCCGACGACCATCACCTCGTCCAGGCCGAGTTCGTCGAGCAGGTCGAGGTAGGCGCAGGCCAGGTCGGCGACGGTGTCGGTCCCCTCCGGGCGGGGCGTGCCGTCGAAGCCGGGGTGGGTCGGGACGAGCACGTGGGCGTGCTGGGACATGCCGGCGGCGAAGCCGGCCATCGAGCGCGGTCCGGCGCCGCCGTGCAGCATCAGCACGCCGGTGCCGTGCCGGTGCTCGCCGAACTCCTGGACGGTGACGCTCGGGCCGTGGTGCAGCTCGATGGTGCGGGTGGTGCCGGTCGGGGCGGAGACGGTCATGGGGTTGGCTTCCTTCTGCTCGATCGTGGGCGTGGCGAGCGGGCCGTCGGCATCGGGGACGGCGGTCGTGGCGTAGCGGTCCATCACTTCGGCGATGTTCTGCGCGGTCATGGCCCGGCCGCCGGTGATCATGTCCCGCAGGTCGCGGAAGTACTGGACGTACAGGTCCGGGGTGAAGGTGTTGATCATGACCAGCGGCTGGTCGCCCGGGTTGGCGAAGGTGTGCGGAGCGCCCGGGGGGACCATGACCAGCGTTCCGGCCGGCGCCTCGTGCACATCGCGGCCGACGGTGAAGCGGGCGGTGCCGGAGACCACGTAGAAGCCCTCGTCGTGCTGGGCGTGGCGGTGCTGGGGCGGCCCTTGGGTGTGCGCGGGGATCGTGATCTCGGCGATCCCGAGCCGATGCGCGGTCGTGGTGCCGTCTTCCAGGATGCGGATCCGAGCCTGCCCGAGGTCGATCACCTCGCCGCCGCCGGGAGCGACGACGGAGACGTCTGGTGTCATGGTCGATCCTTTGTGAGAGCTGACTCTCATGACTGTAGGGCGGTCGCATCTCATCGTGCAAGTGCTCTCTCATCATTGGAGTCCACTTGCTAGAGTGGCGTCATGCAGGAGACGGAACCGAAGACACGCCAGGGCGCGAAGGGCCGCACCAACCAGAAGCTGCGGACCCGCGCGGCGATCGTGTCGGCCGCGGCCGAGCTGATGCGCACCGGGCACGAGGTGACCATGCCCGAGGTCGCCAAGGCGGCCCTGGTCTCCGAGGCCACCGCCTACCGCTACTTCCCCGATCTGGCCAGCCTGCTCCGGGAGTCGATGGCGGACCAGTGGCCCACCCCGGAACAGGCGCTCAGCGCCGTTGCCGGCTCCACCGACCCGGTGGCGCGCGTCGCCGCCGCGACGGAGCACCTGCTGCGGCACGTCCTGGCCTACCAGGGCGCCACCCGTGCCATGATCGCGGCCACCATCACCCGCCCCGAGGCCGCCGCCACCCGCCCCGCCCTGCGGATCGGGCTCATCGAGCACGCACTCGCCCCCGTCGCGGACGCCCCCGGCACCGACCCCGCCGCGCTGGCGCAGCTGAAGCGGGACCTCGCCGTCGTGCTGAGCGCCGAGACCCTGTTCACCCTCACCGACCTGCTCCGCCTCGATGCGGAGGAGGCCATCGCCAGCGCCGTCCACACCGCCACCACGCTCACCCGCGTCGCCCTGGGCTCCGACCTGAGCTGACCCACTGCCCCAGGCCGCCCCCGCAGCGGCAACGGACCCGGTGCGCGGCTACGCCCGAGGGCCCGGTTCGCCGAGCACCGTGCAGACCGCCGCCTGCTCCAGGGCCCGTTCGGCAGCGGCTGCCGCCGGGGCGGCCAGTCCGAAGATGGTGGGGACCAGGATCGTCACCGTGCCCCGCCCCGCCGCGTCGGTGTAGGCGACGCTGCTGTAGCCGGCCGCCTGGCCGTCGTGGCCCCACACCGTGCCGCAGGGGAAGACGACCTTGCGCAGCCCGAGCCCGTAGCCGTTCCCGGACGGGTCGTTCGGGTCCTCGGGGACCGTGGTCTTCATCTCGCCGAGCTGGGCGGCGGGCAGCAGCCTGCCGAACAGCAGGGCCCGGTCGAAGCGGGCCCAGGCCGCCTGGCGGACGATCTCGGTCACCCGGCCGTGGCCGTCCTCGACGCGCACGACGACGCCCGGCGCGCCCGCGTCCACGACCTGCTGCGCGAGGGCCGCCAGGCCCATGGGGTCCGCGGCGGCCCGCGGCTCCGCGGCGGTGTGCGCGGGGGAGGCCTGCGCCGTCCCCGCGCACACCGCCAGGGAGCCGCCGAGCAGACCGGCGAGGGCGAGCACTGCGGCCGACCGGCGACGCGCCGCCCGAAATTGCTCGAACATGACTACTACCCCTCAGAGTTGGCGTCCTCGGCGTCGAACGCCAGTCTCCCGCCCGGCCGGCCGGCGGGGACTGGGGCAAGTCCCCCTTCTGCCATGGGGATAACCCCCTGCCAGTAGCCGTGAGGCGGCACTCACGCCTGCGAGGCGGGCAGCGGGTTCTGGGAACCTCCGGCGGCAGCTGCCAAGCGGGACCAGCACGCCGCCGGGGTCAGCGCGCCCTCCCCCGCGGCTTCAGCCCCACCGCCGGCAGCTCCGGCGCCCGCAGCCGCTCCCCCGCGTACCCGTGCACCTCGCCGAACCGGTCCCCCCGCTCCCACTCCTCCCGCGCCTGGGCGATCT
Protein-coding regions in this window:
- a CDS encoding alpha/beta fold hydrolase encodes the protein MTVSAPTGTTRTIELHHGPSVTVQEFGEHRHGTGVLMLHGGAGPRSMAGFAAGMSQHAHVLVPTHPGFDGTPRPEGTDTVADLACAYLDLLDELGLDEVMVVGSSAGGWIAAEMALRDNRGRISALVLLGATGITPEPPLAIADPADLGPVRTGELAFHNPDLRPNPAALSDQQKAAMAANRRTLAVYAGDPFCHDPKLRGRLHRVGVPVLVLAGEQDGIVPLEYERALADSFPRATFRPIPEAGHFPHLEQPDAVFGAIGDFVATELKPEGN
- a CDS encoding TetR/AcrR family transcriptional regulator yields the protein MQETEPKTRQGAKGRTNQKLRTRAAIVSAAAELMRTGHEVTMPEVAKAALVSEATAYRYFPDLASLLRESMADQWPTPEQALSAVAGSTDPVARVAAATEHLLRHVLAYQGATRAMIAATITRPEAAATRPALRIGLIEHALAPVADAPGTDPAALAQLKRDLAVVLSAETLFTLTDLLRLDAEEAIASAVHTATTLTRVALGSDLS
- a CDS encoding serine hydrolase domain-containing protein, which encodes MFEQFRAARRRSAAVLALAGLLGGSLAVCAGTAQASPAHTAAEPRAAADPMGLAALAQQVVDAGAPGVVVRVEDGHGRVTEIVRQAAWARFDRALLFGRLLPAAQLGEMKTTVPEDPNDPSGNGYGLGLRKVVFPCGTVWGHDGQAAGYSSVAYTDAAGRGTVTILVPTIFGLAAPAAAAAERALEQAAVCTVLGEPGPRA